From Daphnia pulicaria isolate SC F1-1A chromosome 4, SC_F0-13Bv2, whole genome shotgun sequence, one genomic window encodes:
- the LOC124338481 gene encoding cuticle protein-like — MKVFILIVLCLTATAVTGQDEVPSPQESVPSVPERSEDADGYGPERVKNPPSAPVTIPTAAAAANAYSAAYAQPAAPAVAPAVAPAAAPAAAPARVPGQSAAAQPPMMLMPYSFQYGVNDDAIGLDFGHKESSDGLVVTGTYYVLLPDGRMETVNYKADDNGYVAEVIYDGEAKYDNVKPQKGAGSSPAGTSAQLQAPSKPASAPAPPTRAPQSLPVSNATPKAPATLPTATLKAPTKAPTKAPPTASAPVWPAVKVPVVPVAPAVDRTPSVIPATSAPVAAPAPAPSAVPAPTAVWTQAVAPPPPQLSQVTTAQANTPPAGLVRPVVQPGVQAISYGQPSPPVPAPAPAYPVAPIPLNQRNTPKPLVNPY; from the exons ATGAaa GTATTCATCTTAATTGTGTTGTGCTTGACGGCAACAGCAGTGACTGGTCAAGACGAAGTCCCATCGCCGCAAGAATCTGTTCCATCTGTTCCTGAACGCAGTGAGGATGCAGATGGCTACGGTCCTGAACGCGTCAAGAATCCTCCTTCCGCTCCTGTCACCATtccgactgctgctgccgctgctaaCGCTTACTCGGCTGCTTATGCTCAACCGGCAGCACCAGCAGTAGCACCAGCAGTAGCACCAGCGGCAGCACCAGCGGCAGCACCGGCCCGCGTACCAGGAcaatcagcagcagctcagccT CCGATGATGTTGATGCCTTACAGCTTCCAGTACGGAGTGAACGACGATGCCATTGGTCTGGATTTCGGCCATAAAGAGAGCAGCGACGGCCTAGTCGTCACGGGAACTTATTACGTTCTACTCCCCGACGGTCGCATGGAGACGGTCAATTACAAAGCTGACGACAATGGATATGTGGCTGAAGTTATTTATGATGGAGAGGCCAAATATGACAATGTCAAACCTCAGAAAGGAGCCGGTAGTTCACCAGCAGGCACCTCCGCGCAGTTGCAAGCTCCATCAAAACCAGCATCCGCACCTGCCCCACCTACAAGAGCTCCACAATCGTTGCCCGTCTCTAATGCTACACCAAAAGCGCCAGCAACGCTGCCAACTGCTACACTAAAAGCGCCAACAAAAGCGCCAACAAAAGCGCCACCAACTGCTTCAGCCCCCGTCTGGCCAGCTGTCAAAGTACCAGTAGTACCTGTCGCTCCTGCTGTAGACCGAACTCCTTCGGTCATTCCTGCTACTTCTGCCCCTGTCGCCGCTCCGGCTCCTGCTCCGAGCGCTGTTCCAGCTCCGACTGCAGTTTGGACTCAAGCTGTTGCGCCTCCGCCACCACAGTTATCTCAAGTCACAACAGCACAGGCTAACACACCTCCAGCGGGATTGGTTCGTCCGGTTGTCCAACCAGGAGTACAGGCCATATCTTATGGCCAACCTTCTCCTCCTGTTCCAGCTCCTGCCCCAGCTTATCCGGTTGCTCCAATTCCGCTTAACCAGAGAAACACACCCAAGCCACTTGTCAATCCGTATTAA
- the LOC124338470 gene encoding putative GPI-anchored protein pfl2, producing the protein MNVGVLVLVVCCLLATSVTGNEDEREEFDFDLEMSFEADEIIGPVDTLAAVTTTTVTTKPGALKSPKAESEPVPEPVPEPSPKLTNKANQSTNAKLDIKRKTPYSFEYAVEDSKSGLDYGHKESSDGEVVTGTYYVLLPDGRKETVKYKADGNGYVADVSYEGEAKNNDNSQSQTASGTFASSGTSAQLQAYSNSSSPVSMISTLNTSTRPPQISSSMSSVTTKGPSLVPSSPAAGDPSAGKASVVSTASAVSSTSSIVSATATITTPNAFSSSTLTLIPSSILNSTTPTTTVAATTTTPSTATIAPTNTTATRTTTSANATYATPINNGTTTPTINIPTNGTTTSTTATTTPVNGTTAPSTTVTSATTTTTSAANSTSINGATNPTNVTNNTTTTPTTLTNVTKNATTTPTSPNKTTSSTSNPAVIATSTARSLSSTTTSSSVPKSTLNSTFSPAVSVTVSASLSLSNQNSTSVSLPQLSKTNKTQVTSTPASPSSTRSPDISLTLNMVSQAPGTPPSENQSFFQALAGFIRSAGPTFIYCRKLLPSCSDSTGFPQASFCSNCNSLQKICSKSESIGETPPVYNDTLKAFQTLVPAAPVWPANKSPVAELVQKTVDSSSSEKPSNSNSTLPPTTPFPSTEVPQSPSLPKKIVSLEVPEGLADIVQSADTYFSYCQKIRSFCPRLESTRPYWESSSETPSKQKEFLLSTIQACSYCRSLWPICSEIVESSEFLLDPSQLFTLHGLKEDVRNAMFTISYCRNSTQDCNQLLKSNQSITASPIHSIAPETSNGTSPALFSSKTSKVKVDEKPIPGSSVPSQIPEPQSEDLGNLKFLNYCSRMAPVCSQLLSV; encoded by the exons ATGAAT GTGGGCGTCCTCGTACTCGTAGTGTGTTGCTTGTTAGCTACATCTGTGACTGGTAATGAAGACGAACGAgaagaatttgattttgatcttGAAATGTCCTTTGAGGCTGACGAAATAATCGGCCCCGTCGACACTCTTGCCGCTGTTACCACCACCACTGTTACTACTAAACCTGGTGCTCTCAAGTCTCCCAAAGCAGAATCCGAACCAGTTCCAGAGCCAGTTCCAGAGCCGTCCCCAAAGCTGACTAATAAAGCAAACCAATCC ACCAACGCTAAGTTGGATATCAAGCGCAAAACACCTTACAGCTTTGAGTATGCCGTGGAAGACAGTAAAAGCGGTTTAGATTACGGGCATAAAGAGAGCAGTGACGGCGAAGTCGTTACTGGAACGTATTACGTTCTACTACCTGATGGACGAAAAGAAACAGTCAAATACAAAGCTGATGGCAATGGTTATGTTGCTGACGTTTCCTATGAAGGTGAGGCCAAGAATAACGACAATTCCCAGTCTCAGACTGCGTCCGGAACTTTCGCATCTTCAGGTACATCCGCGCAACTGCAAGCTTATTCCAACAGCTCAAGCCCTGTTTCAATGATTTCCACATTGAACACATCCACTCGACCTCCGCAAATATCATCTTCGATGTCTAGCGTTACAACCAAAGGCCCATCCCTTGTCCCTTCATCTCCTGCTGCAGGGGACCCATCAGCTGGTAAAGCATCCGTAGTCTCCACTGCGTCTGCTGTTAGTTCCACTTCCTCGATCGTTTCTGCCACAGCCACTATCACCACCCCAAatgcattttcttcttccactctCACTCTCATTCCTTCCTCCATTCTTAACTCTACAACTCCAACTACTACTGTAGCTGCCacaactactacaccgagtaCCGCAACTATTGCACCAACCAACACAACTGCTACCCGAACTACTACTTCAGCTAACGCAACTTATGCTACTCCAATTAATAATGGAACTACTACCCCAACTATTAACATTCCGACTAACGGAACTACTACTTCAACTACCGCAACTACTACTCCAGTTAACGGAACTACCGCCCCATCTACTACTGTAACTTCCgcaactactactacaactTCCGCAGCTAACTCTACTTCAATTAACGGAGCTACTAACCCAACTAACGTAACTAATAATACAACTACTACTCCAACTACCCTAACTAACGTAACTAAAAATGCAACTACCACTCCAACTAGCCCTAATAAAACCACTTCATCTACTTCTAACCCTGCCGTTATTGCCACCAGCACCGCTAGATCCCTTTCTTCTACCACTACTTCTTCATCTGTACCTAAATCTACGCTCAACTCAACTTTCTCCCCAGCAGTTTCTGTTACAGTTTCAGCTTCACTCTCACTCTCAAATCAGAATTCAACTTCTGTGTCTTTGCCTCAACTTTCCAAAACTAATAAAACCCAAGTCACTTCAACACCAGCCTCACCATCTAGTACTCGCTCTCCAGATATCTCTCTAACCCTCAATATGGTATCTCAAGCTCCTGGAACCCCACCTTCTGAAAATCAGTCGTTTTTTCAAGCTTTAGCAGGATTTATTCGTTCTGCTGGTCCAACTTTTATATATTGCCGTAAATTACTGCCAAGCTGTTCTGATTCAACTGGATTCCCACAAGCGTCTTTTTGTAGCAACTGCAATAGCCTTCAGAAAATCTGCTCCAAATCAGAATCCATCGGAGAAACTCCTCCCGTTTATAATGATACATTGAAGGCTTTTCAGACCCTTGTTCCTGCAGCTCCCGTTTGGCCAGCTAATAAATCACCAGTAGCAGAGTTAGTGCAAAAAACCGTTGATTCAAGTTCTTCTGAAAAACCATCGAATTCAAACAGTACGCTTCCCCCCACAACTCCTTTTCCATCCACTGAAGTTCCTCAATCACCCTCCTTacctaaaaaaattgtttccctTGAAGTCCCTGAAGGTCTAGCCGATATTGTCCAATCTGCCGATACGTATTTCAGTTATTGCCAGAAAATTCGGTCGTTTTGTCCTCGATTAGAGTCCACTCGACCTTACTGGGAGAGTTCCTCTGAAACTCCTTCTAAGCAAAAAGAGTTTTTGCTTTCAACCATCCAAGCTTGCAGTTATTGTCGTAGTCTATGGCCAATCTGCTCTGAAATTGTCGAATCATCTGAATTTCTTCTAGATCCCTCCCAATTGTTCACTCTTCACGGCTTAAAAGAAGATGTCCGCAATGCTATGTTTACTATAAGTTACTGCCGTAACTCTACCCAAGATTGCAACCAATTATTAAAGTCTAATCAATCAATAACAGCGTCTCCGATTCACAGTATAGCGCCTGAAACTTCTAACGGTACTTCTCCAGCCCTTTTTTCTAGTAAAACTTCAAAGGTTAAAGTTGATGAAAAACCAATTCCTGGATCTTCAGTTCCCTCTCAGATACCAGAACCCCAAAGTGAGGATCTcggtaatttaaaatttttaaattattgtagTCGTATGGCGCCAGTTTGCTCACAACTGCTGTCCGTCTGA
- the LOC124336721 gene encoding uncharacterized protein LOC124336721 — translation MAKTKLAPRQTQSIPKLELNAAVLGARLATYVADALQISGLNRIFFTDSSTTRNWIRAVASHYMPFVSHRIGEIQSLTNANEWRFIPGKMNIADAATRSLLTDGEPIPPRWLEGPSFIALPMEQWPKDLPWVAVAAEKRTAHIHHAISEPPLQDWTKVIIDSKNISTFLKVEGDAKEIILKCQKEGFREEISLLSKGKQISKKSSLIQLTPFLDKNGILRLGGRIHRAKLPYEILHPPILPGKHPLAEKIVTAVHQESHHAGTDFLHAKIRQHFWILQGRELAKKIRFNCAVCVKSRAKLATQKMGDLPSARLDSYTAPFTHIALDYFGPIETSAYRNRVIKRYGLLITCLVTRNVYVEMVQSMSTPDFLYGLRRFIGEFTKPTEIFCDNGTNFVGAEKELATAFRELQKEKLRKSHL, via the coding sequence ATGGCCAAAACCAAATTGGCCCCTCGGCAGACACAGTCGATTCCAAAATTGGAGCTGAACGCAGCAGTGCTAGGCGCTCGACTGGCCACATACGTTGCAGACGCGCTACAAATCTCTGGACTCAACAGGattttcttcactgattccaGTACTACCAGGAACTGGATACGAGCCGTCGCTTCACATTACATGCCGTTCGTCAGCCACAGAATCGGAGAGATTCAATCTCTCACCAACGCTAACGAGTGGCGCTTCATTCCCGGGAAAATGAACATAGCAGATGCTGCGACGCGGTCCCTATTGACAGACGGAGAGCCAATCCCACCGAGATGGCTGGAAGGACCATCTTTCATCGCCTTACCAATGGAGCAATGGCCGAAGGATTTGCCTTGGGTGGCAGTagcagcagagaaaagaaCTGCCCACATCCACCACGCAATTTCTGAGCCCCCTCTTCAAGATTGGACAAAGGTGATCATCGATTCGAAGAACATCTCAACATTCCTGAAGGTGGAAGGAGATGCCAAGGAGATTATTTTAAAGTGCCAAAAGGAAGGATTCCGTGAAGAAATCAGTTTATTGTCAAAGGGCAAGCAAATCTCAAAGAAGTCAAGCCTCATTCAATTAACTCCTTTCTTAGACAAAAATGGAATTCTCCGACTGGGTGGACGGATCCACCGCGCAAAGCTACCATATGAGATTCTACACCCTCCAATTCTGCCCGGAAAGCACCCACTTGCAGAAAAGATAGTGACAGCAGTGCATCAAGAGTCGCATCACGCAGGCACTGACTTTCTCCATGCCAAAATTCGGCAACATTTTTGGATCCTGCAAGGACGAGAGCTGGCAAAGAAGATCCGCTTCAACTGTGCCGTCTGTGTGAAATCGCGTGCCAAACTCGCCACGCAAAAGATGGGTGATTTGCCATCTGCTCGTCTCGATTCTTACACGGCACCATTCACGCACATAGCTCTGGATTATTTCGGACCGATCGAAACGTCAGCTTACAGGAACCGAGTAATCAAACGGTATGGCCTGTTAATCACCTGTCTCGTCACCCGCAATGTTTATGTAGAAATGGTGCAGTCAATGTCAACACCAGATTTTCTCTACGGTCTACGGCGTTTCATCGGAGAATTCACGAAGCCAACTGAAATCTTCTGTGATAACGGGACAAACTTTGTGGGAGCTGAGAAGGAGCTGGCCACAGCATTTCGTGAGTTGCAAAAGGAAAAGTTAAGGAAAAGtcatttataa
- the LOC124335908 gene encoding uncharacterized protein LOC124335908: MEQWPKDLPWVAVAAEKRTAHIHHAISEPPLQDWTKVIIDSKNISTFLKVEGDAKEIILKCQKEGFREEISLLSKGKQISKKSSLIQLTPFLDKNGILRLGGRIHRAKLPYEILHPPILPGKHPLAEKIVTAVHQESHHAGTDFLHAKIRQHFWILQGRELAKKIRFNCAVCVKSRAKLATQKMGDLPSARLDSYTAPFTHIALDYFGPIETSAYRNRVIKRYGLLITCLVTRNVYVEMVQSMSTPDFLYGLRRFIGEFTKPTEIFCDNGTNFVGAEKELATAFRELQKDEKLKEFARERSIIWKFQPPSAPHFGGSHESMVKSTKRALYRALDTEKAGLRYPTDEMLRTLLKEVAGMLNGRPLTLASNDPEDFRPITPKDFLNLPPTSDLPAGDIRRALPRDHIRYVKKMANLFWDLWTKIFLPTLVPRRKWVAEERNFEVGDSIMLSDNNLLPNQWKTGRIIEVYPGSDGFVRVVKVKTDCGEYLRPIHRLVLLEPYSAVLPSASGENVPEKKKA, from the coding sequence ATGGAGCAATGGCCGAAGGATTTGCCTTGGGTGGCAGTagcagcagagaaaagaaCTGCCCACATCCACCACGCAATTTCTGAGCCCCCTCTTCAAGATTGGACAAAGGTGATCATCGATTCGAAGAACATCTCAACATTCCTGAAGGTGGAAGGAGATGCCAAGGAGATTATTTTAAAGTGCCAAAAGGAAGGATTCCGTGAAGAAATCAGTTTATTGTCAAAGGGCAAGCAAATCTCAAAGAAGTCAAGCCTCATTCAATTAACTCCTTTCTTAGACAAAAATGGAATTCTCCGACTGGGTGGACGGATCCACCGCGCAAAGCTACCATATGAGATTCTACACCCTCCAATTCTGCCCGGAAAGCACCCACTTGCAGAAAAGATAGTGACAGCAGTGCATCAAGAGTCGCATCACGCAGGCACTGACTTTCTCCATGCCAAAATTCGGCAACATTTTTGGATCCTGCAAGGACGAGAGCTGGCAAAGAAGATCCGCTTCAACTGTGCCGTCTGTGTGAAATCGCGTGCCAAACTCGCCACGCAAAAGATGGGTGATTTGCCATCTGCTCGTCTCGATTCTTACACGGCACCATTCACGCACATAGCTCTGGATTATTTCGGACCGATCGAAACGTCAGCTTACAGGAACCGAGTAATCAAACGGTATGGCCTGTTAATCACCTGTCTCGTCACCCGCAATGTTTATGTAGAAATGGTGCAGTCAATGTCAACACCAGATTTTCTCTACGGTCTACGGCGTTTCATCGGAGAATTCACGAAGCCAACTGAAATCTTCTGTGATAACGGGACAAACTTTGTGGGAGCTGAGAAGGAGCTGGCCACAGCATTTCGTGAGTTGCAAAAGGACGAAAAGTTGAAGGAGTTTGCGCGAGAGCGCTCAATCATCTGGAAATTCCAGCCACCTAGTGCTCCGCATTTCGGCGGATCACACGAATCAATGGTCAAATCAACAAAGAGGGCGCTCTACCGGGCGCTGGATACGGAAAAAGCCGGATTGCGCTACCCGACGGACGAAATGCTCAGAACGCTACTGAAGGAAGTGGCGGGCATGCTGAACGGGAGACCTCTGACGCTGGCCAGCAACGACCCAGAAGACTTCAGACCGATCACACCAAAGGATTTCTTGAATCTGCCACCAACGTCGGATCTTCCGGCCGGAGACATCCGTCGCGCTCTGCCCCGCGACCATATTCGTTACGTGAAGAAGATGGccaatttattttgggacCTGTGGACCAAGATTTTCCTCCCGACGCTGGTTCCAAGAAGGAAGTGGGTCgcggaagaaagaaattttgaagttgGAGATTCGATCATGCTATCGGACAACAATTTGCTGCCAAATCAGTGGAAGACGGGCCGAATCATCGAAGTTTATCCCGGTTCCGACGGCTTTGTTCGAGTCGTAAAAGTGAAAACGGACTGCGGAGAATATTTGAGACCAATCCATCGTCTAGTTCTACTGGAACCTTACTCGGCCGTCCTTCCGTCGGCCTCGGGGGAGAATgttccagagaaaaagaaggcttaa